Proteins encoded within one genomic window of Corynebacterium aurimucosum:
- a CDS encoding multicopper oxidase family protein, which produces MSISARPTVSRRMFVQGSVLTVAGAAVMGLSACSASGSKNQPEPLGYDGEPRALPIPPVEEGEVVDGTRVFKLTAQDGYSEILPGNDRTRTWGFNGAFLGPTLRARRGEKVRAEITNDLIEMTTVHWHGMKLPAYSDGGPHSPIEVGKTWKPEWEIIQPAATLWYHPHPHMATATHAYRGLAGMFLIDDDVADDLDIPQDYGVDDIPVVIMDAKFTDDGQIDEKSDNTLGLLGTTPLVNGITNARFDATTRRVRLRLLNGASMRFYTLELTNGPFHVIATDTGLLDAPVEVDSLFLGPGERAEIIVDLEPSKEVQLRSVPRKDNFGVPKDKDAADFGFQDSFDLLTISGPEESAPDAPALPATLDPAAAKTPSTQGLEEREFVLNTFMINGEQMDMARVDTVIDHDAPEIWAVTNENSDWPHNFHIHNARFKVLDWDGDEKMDVFNSGWKDIVNLPPKVTARLLVEFGHFPDKTIPYMYHCHMLLHEDEGMMGQYVMVNKGEKPDVRVKPAALVFDQTTTAHSAHAGQVVDSSRSPYATPEAKA; this is translated from the coding sequence ATGTCTATCTCCGCTCGCCCTACAGTATCCCGCCGTATGTTCGTCCAGGGTTCCGTGCTCACTGTCGCCGGTGCCGCCGTGATGGGGCTGAGCGCCTGTTCCGCCTCGGGATCGAAGAATCAGCCGGAGCCGCTGGGCTACGACGGCGAGCCGCGCGCTCTGCCCATCCCACCCGTGGAGGAAGGAGAGGTTGTCGACGGCACACGCGTATTCAAGCTCACCGCCCAAGACGGCTACTCGGAGATCCTCCCCGGCAACGACCGCACGCGGACGTGGGGCTTCAACGGCGCCTTCCTGGGGCCCACGCTGCGCGCCCGCCGCGGTGAAAAAGTCCGCGCGGAGATCACCAACGACCTTATTGAAATGACCACGGTGCACTGGCATGGCATGAAGCTGCCGGCCTACTCGGATGGCGGCCCGCACTCGCCGATTGAGGTGGGCAAGACCTGGAAGCCCGAGTGGGAGATCATCCAACCCGCGGCCACGCTGTGGTACCACCCGCACCCGCACATGGCCACGGCCACGCATGCCTACCGCGGGTTGGCGGGCATGTTCCTTATCGACGATGATGTTGCCGATGACCTCGACATTCCACAGGACTACGGTGTCGATGACATCCCGGTAGTCATCATGGATGCCAAGTTCACCGATGACGGCCAGATTGATGAAAAGAGCGATAACACCCTGGGCCTTCTGGGCACCACGCCTCTGGTCAACGGCATCACCAATGCGCGCTTCGACGCCACCACGCGCCGGGTCCGCCTGCGCCTGCTCAACGGCGCTTCGATGCGCTTCTACACACTGGAGCTTACAAACGGCCCCTTCCACGTCATCGCCACGGACACGGGGCTTCTCGACGCCCCCGTGGAAGTCGACTCCCTCTTCCTCGGCCCCGGCGAGCGCGCCGAAATTATCGTGGACCTGGAGCCCAGCAAAGAAGTGCAGCTGCGCTCGGTGCCGCGCAAGGATAACTTCGGGGTGCCCAAAGACAAGGATGCGGCCGACTTCGGCTTCCAAGATTCCTTCGACCTGCTCACCATTTCCGGGCCGGAAGAGTCCGCGCCCGACGCCCCCGCCCTGCCGGCAACGCTTGACCCCGCTGCGGCGAAGACCCCGTCCACGCAGGGCCTTGAAGAGCGTGAGTTCGTGCTCAACACCTTCATGATTAACGGTGAGCAGATGGACATGGCCCGGGTGGATACCGTCATTGACCACGACGCCCCCGAGATCTGGGCCGTGACCAATGAGAACTCCGACTGGCCGCACAACTTCCACATCCACAACGCCCGCTTCAAGGTTCTGGATTGGGACGGCGATGAGAAGATGGATGTCTTCAATTCTGGGTGGAAAGACATTGTCAACCTTCCGCCGAAGGTGACCGCACGCCTGCTGGTGGAGTTCGGCCACTTCCCGGATAAGACCATCCCGTACATGTACCACTGCCACATGCTGTTGCATGAGGATGAGGGAATGATGGGGCAGTACGTCATGGTCAACAAAGGCGAGAAGCCCGACGTGCGTGTGAAGCCAGCCGCCTTAGTCTTCGACCAAACCACCACCGCCCACTCCGCACACGCCGGACAGGTGGTGGACTCCTCTCGCAGCCCCTATGCGACGCCGGAGGCGAAGGCCTAA
- a CDS encoding IS3 family transposase (programmed frameshift) — protein sequence MFIVSQQRKKYTPEYRREAANLVIESERPIAHVAKEIGVSAGLLGRWVKLERERRGASDGMSEADLRAENARLRRELAEAKMDNEFLFKSDSLLRFEATRAEKFELMQQEKANYSIKRMARLLKVSRSGYYKWAHVQQKRLSGKDDRAAFYDDVDRKIHQIWKDSDEVYGAPRITAELAERYHISLNRKTVAKRMRMMGIEGISPRAFVPVTTIQAKRKSSLPDLVKRMFDTGELNRVWMSDITYLRTGEGWLYLCAVRDGHSRRVLGWAMDSVQDTHLVERALRMAHTLRGDVPDGLVFHADRGTQFTSEKLWEVCSRLGIAQSVGRTGVCFDNAMAESFWSTLKTEFYDRKRWPTRDAARKAVAYWIEVVYNRRRRHSALGMVSPVDFENHTGAINSRKEIAA from the exons ATGTTCATTGTGAGTCAACAGCGCAAGAAGTACACGCCGGAGTACCGGCGTGAGGCCGCGAACCTGGTAATCGAGTCAGAGCGCCCAATTGCCCATGTGGCTAAGGAAATCGGTGTTTCCGCCGGGCTTTTAGGCCGGTGGGTCAAACTCGAGCGTGAACGCCGAGGAGCCTCGGATGGGATGAGTGAGGCTGATCTTCGTGCTGAGAATGCTCGTCTGCGCCGTGAGTTGGCGGAAGCCAAGATGGATAACGAGTTTTTGT TCAAAAGCGACAGCCTTCTTCGCTTTGAGGCAACGCGAGCAGAAAAGTTCGAACTAATGCAGCAGGAGAAGGCGAACTACAGCATCAAGCGCATGGCACGACTATTAAAAGTATCTCGGTCTGGATACTACAAATGGGCCCATGTGCAGCAGAAACGACTATCCGGAAAGGATGATCGGGCAGCATTTTACGATGATGTTGACCGTAAGATTCATCAGATTTGGAAAGACTCCGATGAGGTTTATGGTGCTCCGCGGATCACCGCAGAGCTTGCCGAGCGCTACCACATTTCGCTTAACCGTAAGACTGTGGCGAAGCGGATGCGCATGATGGGCATTGAAGGGATTTCACCGCGTGCCTTTGTCCCGGTGACTACAATCCAAGCCAAGCGTAAGTCGAGTCTTCCTGACCTGGTCAAGCGCATGTTTGATACTGGTGAGCTCAACCGAGTGTGGATGTCAGATATTACCTACCTTCGCACCGGTGAGGGCTGGTTGTACTTGTGCGCGGTCCGCGATGGTCATTCCCGCAGAGTGCTGGGCTGGGCTATGGATAGCGTGCAAGACACACACCTGGTCGAACGGGCCCTGCGGATGGCGCATACACTGCGCGGTGATGTTCCTGATGGGCTGGTGTTTCACGCTGACCGCGGAACGCAATTTACCAGTGAGAAGCTCTGGGAGGTCTGCAGCAGACTGGGCATTGCTCAGTCTGTGGGGCGTACTGGTGTGTGCTTCGATAACGCGATGGCTGAGTCGTTCTGGTCGACGCTAAAGACTGAATTCTACGACCGTAAGCGATGGCCTACCCGTGATGCTGCACGCAAGGCCGTTGCCTACTGGATTGAAGTCGTCTACAACCGTCGGCGCCGGCACTCTGCACTCGGAATGGTCAGCCCCGTCGACTTCGAGAACCACACCGGCGCAATCAACAGCAGAAAAGAAATAGCTGCCTAA
- a CDS encoding IS30 family transposase — protein sequence MSTICGQPQKAQAIDGFPSGVFDKHALVGRGRRLTVEDRVAIEAGCRVGDSARAIAQKINRHHSVVAREITRNGWKIIDEDGTEQLRYNAHNAAVSTAGRMVRPKLRKLDESPTLRGVVIDCLARRWSPGRISAWLEHAFSDDESMRISHEAIYSALYIQGKGSLRAELEEVMKTKDVLIRGGATRKSRARNAGVLTGRPWIKGAEITHRNPEADDRAIPGHWEGDLVIGKGGKSALITLVERTSRYTLLGHLPDEHSSQTVVATLQDMVKDLNIEQLKTITWDQGAEMAVTAQVQIKDGCQVFFCDPHSPWQRPTNENTNGEIRRRFYKKGTDFATVTPEHVAWVQNELNETPRQILGGATPREILNELFKRGASTA from the coding sequence GTGTCCACGATTTGCGGGCAACCCCAGAAAGCTCAAGCCATTGATGGATTTCCTAGCGGCGTATTCGACAAACACGCCTTAGTAGGGCGTGGTCGCAGGCTTACTGTTGAAGACCGTGTTGCTATTGAAGCGGGATGTCGTGTCGGTGATTCGGCACGTGCTATCGCACAGAAAATAAATAGGCACCACAGTGTCGTCGCCCGTGAAATCACCCGTAATGGTTGGAAGATTATCGATGAGGACGGCACAGAGCAGCTGCGGTATAACGCCCACAACGCTGCTGTTTCTACTGCTGGTCGGATGGTGCGGCCAAAACTACGCAAGCTCGATGAAAGCCCAACGCTTCGGGGTGTAGTGATCGATTGCCTTGCCCGCAGGTGGTCACCTGGGCGCATTAGTGCATGGCTTGAGCATGCTTTCAGCGATGATGAAAGCATGCGTATTTCCCACGAAGCGATCTACAGTGCCTTATACATTCAAGGTAAAGGCAGCCTGCGAGCCGAGCTTGAAGAAGTCATGAAGACTAAAGACGTACTTATCCGCGGCGGCGCAACACGCAAGAGTCGTGCCCGAAACGCTGGCGTGTTAACCGGTCGCCCTTGGATCAAAGGTGCTGAGATCACCCACCGCAACCCGGAAGCTGATGACAGGGCTATCCCCGGGCACTGGGAGGGCGACCTTGTCATTGGTAAAGGCGGCAAAAGCGCACTGATTACCCTAGTAGAGCGCACCAGCCGCTACACCCTGCTTGGACACCTCCCCGATGAGCACAGTTCACAAACCGTGGTCGCAACCTTGCAGGACATGGTCAAAGACCTCAACATCGAGCAGCTAAAAACCATCACATGGGACCAAGGGGCAGAAATGGCTGTCACAGCACAGGTCCAGATCAAAGACGGCTGCCAGGTGTTTTTCTGCGACCCGCACTCACCGTGGCAGAGACCAACCAACGAGAACACCAACGGCGAGATCAGGCGCCGGTTCTACAAAAAAGGCACCGACTTTGCCACCGTCACACCCGAACATGTCGCGTGGGTACAAAATGAGCTCAACGAAACACCCCGACAAATCCTCGGCGGCGCAACCCCACGTGAAATACTTAACGAACTATTCAAGCGTGGCGCATCCACCGCTTGA
- a CDS encoding trimeric intracellular cation channel family protein, whose translation MQDVDPLIHSLYQVFDLIGVVLNGIIGGTIARRREFDIIGFVFLALFSALAGGMIRDMLIASGPAAAISDPLYLTLACVGALIAFLTDLKGKAWEIFLEHADAVILGVWCTTGCVKALTHGMPFIACVFLGVLTAVGGGMVRDVASGQIPSVFGGSPLYAVPAVLTGIVMASFAYFDQFALGMVISPFVGFGLAVMAYWRGWVLPRAGIAPLNYTAAQVASIARKAEIRGFRRGRRKRK comes from the coding sequence ATTCAGGACGTCGACCCACTCATCCATTCCCTGTACCAGGTCTTTGACCTCATCGGTGTTGTGCTCAACGGCATTATTGGCGGCACGATTGCACGCCGTAGGGAATTCGACATTATTGGCTTCGTCTTTCTGGCGCTCTTTTCGGCGCTGGCGGGCGGCATGATCCGTGACATGCTGATCGCCAGCGGTCCGGCAGCGGCTATCTCTGATCCGCTGTATCTCACGCTGGCGTGTGTGGGCGCGCTCATTGCTTTCTTGACGGACCTAAAGGGCAAGGCCTGGGAGATCTTCCTCGAGCACGCGGATGCTGTCATCTTGGGTGTGTGGTGCACAACTGGCTGCGTGAAGGCGCTGACTCATGGAATGCCGTTTATTGCCTGCGTATTCTTGGGCGTCTTGACCGCAGTGGGCGGTGGAATGGTGCGCGATGTTGCTTCCGGCCAGATTCCCTCGGTCTTTGGCGGCAGCCCGCTCTATGCCGTGCCGGCGGTGCTTACAGGAATCGTGATGGCATCCTTCGCGTATTTCGACCAGTTTGCCCTCGGCATGGTCATCTCACCTTTTGTGGGCTTTGGCTTAGCAGTTATGGCGTATTGGCGCGGATGGGTGCTTCCGCGAGCCGGCATTGCCCCCTTGAACTACACCGCGGCGCAGGTGGCTTCGATTGCGCGGAAAGCTGAAATTAGGGGCTTTAGGCGAGGGCGCAGAAAACGTAAATAG
- a CDS encoding TetR/AcrR family transcriptional regulator — translation MVRQRMTGRERREQLISIGRAAFAERGFDGASVEDIAARAGVSKPVVYEHFGGKEGLYAVVIDRELVALERVVTDSLQTGSWRERIEQGVVALLTYVEEETDGFLILVRDSKPGEERSFSTLLNTAVNQIAHILGEAFEHRGLDPELAVLYGQALVGMVATTAQWWLDVREPSRETVAAHIVNLCWNGLSGMEAAPKLKGAK, via the coding sequence ATGGTTCGACAAAGGATGACCGGGCGTGAGCGCCGTGAGCAGTTGATCTCCATAGGACGTGCGGCCTTCGCAGAACGCGGCTTCGATGGTGCCAGCGTCGAGGACATTGCAGCACGCGCTGGTGTGTCCAAGCCGGTGGTCTATGAGCACTTTGGAGGCAAGGAAGGCCTCTATGCTGTCGTCATCGACCGCGAGCTTGTCGCGTTAGAGAGGGTTGTGACGGATTCACTGCAGACAGGGTCGTGGCGCGAGCGCATCGAGCAGGGGGTCGTCGCCTTGCTGACCTACGTGGAGGAGGAGACCGATGGTTTCTTGATCCTCGTGCGTGACTCCAAGCCGGGAGAGGAGCGTAGCTTTTCCACGTTGTTGAACACGGCGGTAAATCAGATTGCGCATATCCTCGGTGAGGCCTTCGAACACCGTGGTCTCGACCCCGAGCTGGCGGTGCTCTATGGCCAGGCGCTCGTCGGCATGGTGGCCACCACAGCGCAGTGGTGGTTGGACGTGCGCGAACCTTCGCGGGAGACCGTCGCAGCGCACATCGTTAACTTGTGCTGGAATGGTCTTTCCGGCATGGAAGCAGCACCGAAGTTGAAGGGAGCTAAGTAG
- the mfd gene encoding transcription-repair coupling factor yields MLGGLLKVAASDPKLKGLASQVGEASLHITGIDQARPWAIGTLAHHAPVLVVTASGREAEDLTAELTAMLGDKVAYFPAWETLPHERLSPAADIVGKRARVLDLVGAGKAQVVVTSARGYCQPILSKVEGREPIFLKEEDEHELAHILSELEFRAYKHVDMVAKRGEYATRGGILDVFPTTSDYPVRVEFWGDEITDIRQFSVADQRAIPEIEVGEVAIYPARELPITNEVAARARELAQKFGGNAALAELLTKVGEHIPAEGMEAVLAVLADAPFVTLPELLAPGTHVLLVAPEKIRTRIADLESTDAEFLAAGWEAAAMGADGPLAAEGLDTSASSYRSYESLEATCRNIEAPLWTFAPPGMFAAAESETLPLDFEPGPTPRGDIPEIDAMMAQLLAHTTAGGRAAFIAPAQGAIKRMVERFAEKGIPTKVATPGWEPSPGEVTLYQALSHAGLVFPKVRKLKDAEALPLVVITETDLTGNRVGDIAGAKRRPAKRRNRVDPLALKQGDYVVHETHGIGKFLKMAERTVQSGDETSRREYIVLEYAASKRGQPADQLWVPMDSLDLLSKYTGGEAPTLSKMGGSDWKNTKKKARAAVREIAGELVELYAKRQAAPGHQFGPDTPWQAEMEDNFPFIETEDQMLAIDAVKEDMESTVPMDRVVVGDVGYGKTEVAVRAAFKAVQDGKQVAVLVPTTLLAQQHADTFRERMQGFPVDIEVLSRFTSAKESKEILSGLADGSVDIVIGTHRLLQTGVHWKNLGLIVVDEEQRFGVEHKEHIKALKASVDVLTMSATPIPRTLEMSMAGIREMSTILTPPEDRHPVLTYVGAYEDKQVAAAIRRELLRDGQVFFIHNKVADIEKKARELRDLVPEARIVVAHGQMNEDVLERTVQGFWDREFDVLVCTTIVETGLDIANANTLIVENAHHMGLSQLHQLRGRVGRSRERGYAYFLYPKGATLTETSYDRLATIAQNNDLGAGMAVAMKDLEMRGAGNVLGAEQSGHIAGVGFDLYVRLVGEAVETFKALARGETPVVTDEGPKEIRIDLPVDAHIPESYINSERLRLEVYRKLAASKDNADLAHVVEEMQDRYGPVPEPVERLLAVARLRHQARRAGVSDITVQGTRIKVHPVELTDSKQVRLKRLFPGSNYRAAAKAIQLNFPKAGRNVTDPKLRDIELLQWMADFLASMFELERVDVSGAKTKKNVISVGEK; encoded by the coding sequence ATGCTGGGCGGGCTGCTCAAGGTAGCCGCCTCAGATCCGAAACTTAAAGGCCTCGCCTCCCAAGTGGGGGAAGCCTCATTGCACATTACTGGCATCGACCAGGCCCGCCCCTGGGCCATCGGTACCTTGGCGCACCACGCGCCGGTGCTGGTGGTGACCGCTTCCGGGCGCGAGGCGGAGGATCTCACCGCGGAGCTGACGGCCATGCTGGGGGATAAGGTGGCTTATTTCCCGGCCTGGGAGACGCTTCCGCATGAGAGGCTGTCGCCGGCCGCGGATATCGTCGGCAAGCGCGCGCGTGTGCTCGACCTGGTGGGGGCGGGCAAAGCCCAGGTCGTGGTGACCTCCGCCCGCGGGTACTGCCAGCCCATCCTGAGCAAGGTGGAGGGCCGGGAACCTATCTTCCTCAAGGAAGAGGATGAACACGAGCTCGCGCATATCCTGTCGGAGCTGGAGTTTCGCGCCTACAAACACGTGGACATGGTGGCCAAGCGCGGTGAGTACGCCACGCGCGGCGGCATTCTCGATGTTTTCCCCACCACCTCTGATTACCCGGTGCGTGTGGAGTTCTGGGGCGATGAGATTACGGATATTCGTCAGTTCTCCGTGGCTGACCAGCGTGCCATCCCCGAGATCGAGGTGGGTGAGGTGGCCATCTATCCCGCCCGCGAGCTGCCGATCACTAATGAGGTCGCCGCGCGTGCCCGCGAGCTGGCGCAGAAGTTTGGGGGCAACGCAGCGCTGGCAGAGCTGTTGACCAAAGTGGGGGAGCACATCCCAGCCGAAGGTATGGAAGCTGTGCTGGCGGTGCTTGCCGACGCCCCCTTTGTCACCCTCCCCGAACTGCTTGCCCCGGGCACGCACGTGCTGCTTGTGGCGCCGGAGAAAATCCGCACCCGTATTGCAGACTTGGAATCCACCGATGCCGAGTTCTTGGCTGCTGGCTGGGAGGCCGCCGCAATGGGTGCGGATGGCCCGCTGGCGGCCGAGGGCTTGGATACCTCGGCGTCGAGTTATCGCTCCTATGAGTCCTTGGAGGCGACGTGCCGGAATATCGAGGCCCCGTTGTGGACTTTCGCCCCTCCGGGGATGTTCGCCGCCGCGGAGTCGGAGACCCTGCCGCTGGACTTTGAACCCGGACCAACCCCGCGCGGTGATATCCCAGAGATTGATGCCATGATGGCGCAGCTTCTGGCGCATACCACGGCCGGCGGGCGTGCCGCCTTCATTGCCCCTGCGCAGGGTGCGATCAAACGCATGGTGGAGCGCTTCGCGGAAAAGGGCATTCCCACCAAGGTGGCCACTCCTGGGTGGGAGCCGAGTCCTGGTGAGGTCACCCTCTACCAGGCCTTGTCCCATGCAGGTCTGGTGTTCCCGAAGGTGCGCAAGCTCAAGGACGCTGAGGCGTTGCCGTTGGTCGTCATCACGGAAACGGATCTCACGGGTAACCGGGTGGGCGATATTGCGGGGGCGAAGCGTCGCCCAGCAAAGCGCCGCAACCGCGTGGATCCCCTCGCCTTGAAGCAGGGCGACTACGTGGTGCATGAGACCCATGGCATCGGCAAATTCCTCAAGATGGCCGAGCGCACCGTCCAATCCGGTGATGAGACCTCCCGCCGCGAGTACATCGTGCTGGAGTATGCGGCATCCAAGCGCGGGCAGCCTGCCGACCAGCTGTGGGTACCCATGGATTCGTTGGATCTTCTGAGCAAATACACCGGTGGTGAGGCACCGACGCTGTCCAAGATGGGCGGCTCGGATTGGAAGAACACTAAGAAGAAGGCGCGCGCCGCGGTGCGTGAGATCGCCGGTGAGCTGGTGGAGCTTTATGCCAAGCGCCAGGCAGCACCGGGCCACCAGTTTGGGCCCGATACCCCGTGGCAGGCGGAGATGGAGGATAACTTCCCCTTCATCGAGACGGAAGACCAAATGCTGGCCATCGATGCCGTCAAGGAAGATATGGAATCCACGGTGCCGATGGACCGCGTGGTCGTTGGTGATGTGGGCTATGGCAAGACCGAGGTGGCAGTGCGCGCAGCCTTCAAGGCGGTGCAAGATGGTAAGCAGGTGGCGGTCCTTGTGCCCACGACCCTGCTGGCGCAACAGCACGCCGATACCTTCCGCGAGCGCATGCAGGGCTTCCCAGTGGATATCGAGGTGCTCTCGCGCTTTACTTCGGCCAAGGAGTCCAAGGAGATTCTCTCCGGTTTGGCGGATGGTTCCGTGGATATCGTCATCGGCACGCACCGCCTGCTGCAAACAGGCGTGCACTGGAAGAACCTAGGCCTCATTGTGGTGGATGAGGAGCAGCGCTTTGGCGTGGAGCACAAGGAGCACATCAAGGCGCTGAAGGCCAGCGTGGACGTGCTCACCATGTCCGCGACCCCGATTCCGCGCACCTTGGAGATGTCCATGGCAGGCATCCGTGAAATGTCTACGATTTTGACCCCACCGGAGGACCGTCACCCGGTCCTGACCTATGTGGGTGCGTACGAGGATAAGCAGGTGGCCGCGGCTATCCGCCGTGAGCTGCTGCGCGACGGCCAAGTCTTCTTCATCCACAACAAAGTCGCTGACATCGAAAAGAAGGCCCGCGAACTGCGGGACCTAGTGCCGGAAGCCCGAATCGTCGTGGCACACGGCCAGATGAACGAGGACGTGCTTGAGCGCACCGTCCAAGGTTTCTGGGACCGCGAATTCGACGTGCTGGTGTGTACCACCATCGTGGAAACCGGCCTGGATATCGCTAATGCGAATACCCTCATCGTGGAAAACGCTCACCACATGGGCCTGTCCCAGCTCCACCAGCTGCGCGGGCGCGTGGGCCGCTCCCGCGAGCGCGGCTACGCCTACTTCCTCTACCCGAAGGGCGCCACGCTGACGGAGACTTCCTATGACCGTCTGGCCACCATCGCCCAGAACAACGATTTGGGCGCGGGCATGGCCGTGGCTATGAAGGACCTTGAAATGCGCGGTGCCGGCAACGTGCTGGGCGCCGAGCAGTCCGGCCATATCGCCGGTGTGGGCTTCGATCTCTACGTGCGCCTTGTGGGCGAGGCCGTAGAGACCTTCAAAGCGCTTGCCCGCGGTGAGACCCCCGTGGTCACGGACGAAGGGCCAAAGGAAATCCGCATCGACCTGCCGGTGGATGCTCATATCCCGGAGTCCTATATCAACTCCGAGCGGCTGCGCCTGGAGGTTTACCGCAAGCTGGCAGCCTCCAAAGACAACGCAGACTTGGCACACGTGGTGGAAGAAATGCAGGACCGTTACGGGCCTGTCCCGGAGCCTGTGGAACGCCTTCTCGCGGTAGCGCGCCTGCGCCACCAGGCCCGCCGGGCCGGGGTCAGCGATATCACGGTGCAGGGCACGCGCATTAAGGTCCACCCGGTGGAATTGACGGATTCGAAACAAGTACGCCTCAAGCGCCTCTTCCCGGGCTCCAATTACCGCGCGGCGGCCAAGGCCATCCAGCTCAACTTCCCCAAGGCTGGCCGCAATGTCACCGACCCCAAGCTGCGAGACATTGAACTCCTGCAGTGGATGGCGGATTTCTTGGCATCGATGTTCGAACTCGAGCGCGTTGACGTCAGCGGTGCTAAGACTAAAAAGAACGTCATTAGCGTAGGAGAAAAATAA
- a CDS encoding amino acid permease yields the protein MTTSNLTESPRTHSVTLWTLVALIIGSTVGAGIFSLPQNIASVAGPGAMLIGWLIAGVGMLSVAFVFQILAHRKPHLDSGVYSYVRAGLGDFIGFTSGWGYWLGSVMAQVGYATLFFNTIGHYVPFFDADHRWVSAIAVSLLSWGIFAVLARGIKQAAIMNMVTSVAKIVPILAFIIILAFVGFSWDKFTLDIWGKTSDKSLFEQVQGIMLFTVWVFIGVEGASVYSKQARTRSDVGRATVIGFISVLALLVSVSTLSFGVLTQEELAALPDNSMASVLTAAVGEWGGALISLGLCLSVLGAYVSWQMLCAEPIVMMAVDGLLPRKIGTVNIAGAPWVAQLISTLTIQLFVIIFFLNETSYNAMVQLATIMYLLPYIFSSLYLVLLAVRGKGLTHPHAGVRFDISGPEVSRRENRRHFFIGLVAFIYSLWLIYAADPVYVLLGALAVVPSMIPYVATRLYKKERVFNTFEWFVVALVIIGAVAAVWGLGTGRLVL from the coding sequence ATGACCACTTCCAATCTCACCGAATCGCCGCGCACGCACTCCGTGACGCTGTGGACGCTCGTCGCGCTCATCATCGGTTCCACGGTGGGCGCCGGAATCTTCTCTCTTCCGCAAAACATCGCCTCCGTGGCCGGCCCTGGTGCCATGCTCATCGGCTGGCTCATTGCTGGCGTGGGCATGCTCTCTGTTGCCTTCGTTTTTCAGATCCTGGCTCACCGCAAGCCACATCTCGACTCCGGCGTGTACTCCTATGTCCGTGCCGGCTTGGGTGATTTCATCGGCTTTACCTCTGGTTGGGGCTACTGGCTCGGCTCCGTGATGGCGCAGGTGGGCTACGCCACCCTATTTTTCAACACTATCGGCCACTACGTCCCTTTCTTTGACGCCGACCACCGCTGGGTTTCTGCCATCGCAGTGTCTTTGTTGTCCTGGGGTATCTTTGCTGTTCTCGCACGCGGGATTAAGCAGGCGGCCATCATGAACATGGTGACGTCCGTAGCCAAGATTGTGCCCATCCTGGCCTTCATCATCATCCTCGCTTTCGTGGGTTTTAGCTGGGACAAGTTCACCTTGGATATCTGGGGCAAGACTTCCGATAAGTCCCTCTTCGAGCAGGTACAGGGCATCATGCTCTTTACCGTGTGGGTCTTCATCGGCGTAGAGGGTGCATCCGTGTACTCGAAGCAGGCCCGCACCCGTTCCGACGTCGGCCGTGCCACCGTCATCGGCTTCATCAGCGTCTTGGCGCTGCTGGTCTCCGTGTCCACGCTGAGCTTCGGTGTACTCACCCAGGAGGAGCTCGCCGCGCTGCCGGATAACTCGATGGCCTCCGTGCTCACCGCCGCCGTGGGTGAATGGGGTGGTGCGCTCATCTCGCTTGGTCTGTGCCTTTCTGTGCTTGGTGCCTACGTGTCCTGGCAGATGCTGTGCGCAGAGCCGATCGTCATGATGGCTGTCGATGGCCTTCTCCCCCGCAAGATCGGCACCGTGAACATTGCCGGCGCGCCATGGGTAGCGCAGCTGATTTCCACGCTGACGATTCAGCTCTTCGTCATTATCTTTTTCCTCAACGAGACCTCTTATAACGCCATGGTGCAGCTAGCTACAATCATGTACCTGCTGCCCTACATCTTCTCCTCGCTGTACCTAGTTCTCTTGGCCGTGCGCGGCAAGGGCCTAACGCACCCACATGCCGGGGTGCGTTTCGACATCTCGGGCCCGGAGGTGAGCCGCCGCGAAAATCGCCGACACTTTTTCATCGGCTTGGTCGCCTTCATCTACTCACTGTGGCTCATCTACGCTGCTGACCCGGTCTACGTGCTGCTTGGTGCACTGGCCGTGGTCCCCAGCATGATTCCTTACGTGGCTACCCGCCTGTACAAGAAGGAACGCGTATTCAACACTTTTGAGTGGTTCGTGGTGGCACTGGTGATTATCGGCGCGGTGGCTGCGGTGTGGGGCTTGGGCACCGGCCGCCTCGTGCTCTAG